CGTCCGCCGCGACGTGCATGCTGGTGGGCATCTCCTGCTGGGGCCCGAGTTCAGCGGTGGTGATGTCCAGCGCCGTGATGACGGCGGTGCCTGGGCTGATGAGGGCGTCCTGACCGATGATGCGGCCGTGCACGATCATGTTCGGGTCGGTGGTGAGGTCAGGCATCGGGGGGTGCCGGTCGCCGCCGAGTCCGCAGCCTGCGAGGAGGAGCGTCAGGGCCGCGAGGGCGGCTGTGGGGAGGAGGGTCTTCACTTGGGCACTGTAGCGGAGGGCCCGGCGCGTGGAGGCCACACGTGCGACCCAGGGAGGTGCCGGCTGGGGGACGGGAGAGGCACGCTCACGCCGGGCCCTGGTGGTCCGGCGCCGTCGAGGGGGTGCGGTGAGCTCGAACGTCATCCTTCCGTATCACTCGACGCCCGGGTGTCCCGGCTGACCACCCGGGGCCGGGGCGGGGCGCGGTGGCCAGCCCTGGCCGCCCCAGCGAGCCGTGGCGTGCGGCCGGTTCATCCAAGCGTGCTGTGGTGAACAGCCGAGCTGCGGTGAGCCCAGCGTGTGGATGAGCGTCACCTGATTTCTATATGGCCGCTCAGGGCGGCCACGTTCCTCCAGGCCTCCCTGATCAGATACACCCTCAAAGAAGTCTTTCCGCCCAGGTGAGCACGGGTCTTGATGGTGTCGGACACACCTTCCTTGGACGATCGACAGGTCAAGTGAACATCGTTCCGGGTGAACGGTCTACTGTGGAGGAGATGGACGACCCGGATGCCCAGGACAGGCGAGGCCGGCCCGGTGGGCCACCGCCCGCCACCGTCCAGTCGGCTGACGAGTGGCTGGACGAGTACACCGTGTTGAACCTGCGCCTCAACCGCTGCATCACCGCGCAGATCGGCGATGACTCCCTGCTCGACTACGTTGGCCCCGCCGAGCACGCCATGCGGGTCCGGCAGGAACCTGAGCCTGCACCCGCACACCTGATCCTCGACGCGCAACGGCTCCGTCAGACCCTGCCCGCTCAGGGCTTCGAGCCCGCCCGCGCCGCGCATCTCCTCAAGCTGGTCCGCGCGCTGGACAGCGTGGCGCGCCGCGTGGCGGGGGAAGCCGTGTCGCTGCGCGAGCAGGCGCTCGACTGGTTCGATCTCCACGTCGACTACGTGCCTGACCATCACTTCACGCTGGCCCATGCCATGTACGACGACGCGCTGCCGGGCACGGGCGACGTGATGGGCCGCCTGCATCGCTGGCGGGCCCATCACACCCTTCCGGAGGGCCGGCGGCAGCTGCTGCGGCCCGTGATGCAGCGGGCGCTCGACGAGTCCAGGCGACGGACCCGCCGGATGGTGCCGCTGCCCAGCGACGAAGAGGTGGGCATCGCGACCCTGCAGGATCAACCGTTCCGCGCGGTCGCCGCGTACCACGGCAACTATCGGTCGCAGATCCTGATCAACGAGACGCTGCCGTTCAACCTGGCTGAACTGCTGTACGTGGTGTGCCATGAGGGGTACCCGGGTCACCTGGCGGAACTCGTCCTGAAAGAACAGCACCTGACCCGGCAACGCGGGTACCGGGAGCAGCAGGTCGGGTTCCTGCTGACTCCGCCCTTCGTGATCAGCGAAGGCCTCGCGCTGTGGGCGCACCGGCTGGCGTTTCCCGACGACGAGGCGGAGCGCTGGTTGGCCGCGCAGGTGTACCGCGAGGTGGGGATCGCGCCGGATGGGTCGCGGCTGTCCCGGGTGCTGCAGGCCACCGATCTGTTGTGGGGCGTGCGGTGCAACGCCGCGCTGATGCTCGAGGATGGCCGTTCCGAACGGGAGACGGTCCACTACCTGAAGCACTACGCCCTGATGGATGATGCAGCGGCCAGCCGCACCGTGAGCGGCCTGCGGCTGCCGATGCGGGAGGCGTACATCTTCACGTACCACCACGGTCTGCAGCTGCTGGAGCCCTGGCTTGGCGCCGGCGAGCCGGCCCGGGCGCTGACGCGGCTGCTGACGCGGCAGGTCCTGCCCTCGACGCTGGGTGACGTGCTGTCCACCTGAACGCGCCGCACGGTGCCCTTCCGTGGCCGGATGCCCTGGACGGCCGTTGTCCGCCGAGGCCACCGACGAGCCCCAGCCGGGGTCGTCACGCTCAGCGGGTGATCTCGTCAATCAGCAGGTCGGCTTTGACGTACGCGCCCTGCCGCATCGGCTGGAACCCGAGGTTCGAGGTGAACCCCAGGAAGTTGTAGCCGGCGGTCAGGCCCCAGCCGGGGAACGGCACCACGGTCGCCTCGATGCCCAGGCGGGTGGCGAGGGCGCTGCCGGTCTGGAAGAGGGCGCCCGCCCCCGCCCCGAGGGCGAAGCGGTCGTTCACCCAGTAGCGGGCATTCACCGCGCCCTGAACGGTCGGCGCGGATCCAGTGAGCGGCACCGAGAACGCCAGGCCTTCTTTCAGCTCGAGGCGCGACCGGTTCAGGTCCACCACCGGGGTGCCCTGGGCGGTGAGCGTCACCCGCGCGTCGTCCTGACGGGTGGCGTCATCCCGGAAGTCCGGGCGCTGTTCGAGTTCCAGTTCTCCGCAACGCGCGGAGCTGATGCGTGGAGTGCAGCAGGGTGACTGGCGCAGACTGCGAGCAGGTCAGCGGCGGGTGGAACTGCACCCTCGGGGACGTGGCCGGCGGCAAGGATGCCCTGAAGGTGACCGGCCCGGTGAACACCTGGAGCGTCACGTACGACACCAGGGCGTCAGGGAACAGGCCCATCTCTATCCAACCGTTCTTCGCCGTCCTTCAGGAGTGGAGTGGGCCGTTCAGGCCTCGTAGAACCCGAGCCGGTGTCCATCGGGGGTGCGAACTGTGAACGTGCGGCCGAAGGGCATGTCGTGCGGGGGGTCGACGATGTCCGCCCCTCGCTCCACGAGTTCGGTGTGGTACCGCTCCACATCCGGGACGATGAAATAGACGCTGACGCCGGTGCCCAGGGGTGGGGTCAGACCCGCGTCCGTGCGAAGCGCGAGCCCAGCTCCGCTGGCCTGCACAAAGGCGTTCGCGCCGGGGCGTTCCTCAGTGACCTCAAAGCCCAGCACCTCGGTGAAGTAGGTGCGGGCGGCGGGGTAATCGGGCGTGTGCAACGTGACGAACGCGAGGATGGTTTTCATGCCCCCATTTTTTGCCCGTTCTCTGTCAGCGCTCTGTCAGGAGCGTCGTCGCCAATGAGGACTCGAGTGGGGCGTCCGCGGGGATCAGATGCTCTCCGAGTCTTTGACTTCATCGTTGCCACCTGCTGAGGAGTCACATTTTGAATATGTTTCGAGAACATGCTCCTCGACGAAGCGTACGGTCTTGAAGGAATGGCACGAACATCATCGGCAAGATGCTGCCGATCTCCGCGGAGCCCTATGAGGCTCCTGGAGGAACGATGTCGAACCGTCGTCCAGCAACTCACCGGCGCGTCTCTCCTCAACGGTGAAGCGCCTGGGGCCACAATTGCACCGCCTCCCCGAACCGGGCCTGACCCCGCTGGCCGTCAGCGCTCGCCGGAGTGGGCCTGGATGGCCTCCACGCTCTCCTCCACGGTCAGGACGGAGGTGTCCAGCCAGAACCCCAGGCGGGGGGTGGCCTCACGCAAGGCTCGGTCGAGGTCCTGAGGCGTCCACGCGCCGTAGCCGCGCTTGCCGCGCCCGGCTTCGCGGGCCATCACCACCTCCGGTGCCGGGCAGAGCACGACCAGCCGCAGCGGGTGGCCGGCATAGAGGGCGATCACGTCGGAGAGCACGGAACCGAGGATGACGTCCTGCACCACCGGTTGTGGCAAGTTGTCGGGATAGGGTGAAGCGGTGCTGAGCGGTCAGAAGTTCCCTGGGTATCGGTTCCCCCTCCCGATCATTGGTTACGCGGTTTGGCTCTATCACCGCTTCACCCTGAGTTACCGGGATGTCGAAGAACTCCTGCTGGAACGGGGTATTGCCGTGACGCGTGAGTCCATTCGGACGTGGTGCATCAAGTTCAGTGACCTCTTCGCGCAGGGCCTCCGCCACCGAGAACCCCGACGGGGTTCTCGGTGGCAGCTCGACGAGATGTGTGTGGACGTCGGCGGGGTCAACCACTGGTTGTGGCGGGCCGTGGATGAACACGGAGCCGTATTGGACGTCTTCCTTCAGCAACGCCGTGACACCGAGGCCGCCAGATCGTTTTTCTGCCGACTGCTGAGGGAATATGACGTACCGGAGGTCATTCACACTGACAAGCTCTGGAGCTATGGGGCAGCGCTGCGGGCACTCCCCGTGCTCCATGCCGTGGAGCATGTTCAGGTCGTCTCGACCGCCCGTTGCAACAACCTGATTGAGCAGTCCCATCGCGCCACACGGCGCCAGGAACGGCAACAGCGAGGGTTCAGATCACGAAAACGAGCACAGACCTTCCTCGACCTGCACGCCCGAATCATGAATCTCCACCACCTTGCCCGCTCCACCGTTCCCGCTCGCCACCGTCGTCATTACCAGAAGGTCGCCTTCAGGACGTGGCAAGAGACCATGTGGCAGGCGGCCTAATCTTCAGGCCGTCTGCCTTCCCGAGGCCCCTCTGCTTCTTGGAGGGCAACAACTTGCCACAACCGTGAAGGTGATATGCCTTTTCTCTCTATTCCCTGCGCGGCGGAAAAACGTTTCCTACAAGCGTGGGGCGATCGGAGCTGAGGCTGGAAACTTTTGTTCCCTTCATCTATGAGGTGATACAGCGACTCCAATCAAACTGGTACGATTGCCATTCGTTTCTGAAGAACATGGTGTGACGTTGAATCAGGCACCCGCCTCGCATGGGGTTGTAACACAGAAAGGAGGAGGGCGCTCACAACTCTGTTGATTCACCCTAGTCTGCTTAGAGATCGGCGAGTTCATCCGCGAGGTCGTCCGCCGGGACCTCGACGTAGGCGCGGGTGGTGTTGACGCTCGCATGTCCGAGGTGATGCGCCACGCGAGCGAAGTTCCGGGTGCGTTTGTACAGGAGTGTCCCGTTGTACTTCCGGTAGGGGTGGAATCCCGTCCACTTCAACCCCTCCTGTTCCATCAGTCGCCTGAGGTGGTAGGCCGCGCCCGAGTGGGCGCGGTAGGTGAAGAGCCGGCCGTCCTGCCGCTGGCTGGTGTGGTCCTGCAACGCCTCGAGCAGCGTCCCAGAGATGCCGACGATCCGGATTTTGTCTCCCTTGCTCCGGACAGTGAGGCGACGGTTGCCCGAATCAATGTCCTTCCAGGTCAGCTTCAAAGCCTCTTCGATCCGGCTTGGGCCGTCAGGAGGATCAGGATCCGCAGGTCGGTGCGCTGCTCCCGTTCGGCGGCCGCGAGGGCGCGGTGCACCACAGTCTCCCAGTACGGTGGGCGTTTGCTGATGGCGTCGGTGCGGTCCCTGTCTGGTTTAGCGGCTCGAGCACAGACCCGGCGGTCGAGACCGCCCAGTGGTGGGGAGCGACATTGATAGGTGCATCGGGACGGCAGTGCTCTCCACCGTCCGCATCTTTCGTTACGTGGATTGTTTCCTGTGCCTTCTTCCTCATAAACTAGAGACCAAAAAATCTCATGCTTGAGAAGCAGCAGATT
The sequence above is a segment of the Deinococcus sonorensis KR-87 genome. Coding sequences within it:
- a CDS encoding site-specific integrase, whose product is MKLTWKDIDSGNRRLTVRSKGDKIRIVGISGTLLEALQDHTSQRQDGRLFTYRAHSGAAYHLRRLMEQEGLKWTGFHPYRKYNGTLLYKRTRNFARVAHHLGHASVNTTRAYVEVPADDLADELADL
- a CDS encoding VOC family protein, producing the protein MKTILAFVTLHTPDYPAARTYFTEVLGFEVTEERPGANAFVQASGAGLALRTDAGLTPPLGTGVSVYFIVPDVERYHTELVERGADIVDPPHDMPFGRTFTVRTPDGHRLGFYEA
- a CDS encoding IS6 family transposase, with product MSGQKFPGYRFPLPIIGYAVWLYHRFTLSYRDVEELLLERGIAVTRESIRTWCIKFSDLFAQGLRHREPRRGSRWQLDEMCVDVGGVNHWLWRAVDEHGAVLDVFLQQRRDTEAARSFFCRLLREYDVPEVIHTDKLWSYGAALRALPVLHAVEHVQVVSTARCNNLIEQSHRATRRQERQQRGFRSRKRAQTFLDLHARIMNLHHLARSTVPARHRRHYQKVAFRTWQETMWQAA